A window from Triticum aestivum cultivar Chinese Spring chromosome 6D, IWGSC CS RefSeq v2.1, whole genome shotgun sequence encodes these proteins:
- the LOC123143005 gene encoding SKP1-like protein 1 — MATAEAGENKMIMLISSDGMEFEVEEAIAMESQTIRQMIEDECAGKGIPIPNINSKILSRVIEYCNKHVPTMPTTGATGAATSDTVAPAALAEDLKIWDREFIKVNRATLLDLNQAASYLNIKGLLDLTCQTTDTISGHNLEELRSFLQHQERLLA; from the exons ATGGCGACCGCAGAGGCAGGTGAGAACAAGATGATCATGCTCATATCGTCTGACGGCATGGAGTTCGAGGTAGAGGAGGCAATCGCCATGGAGTCGCAGACCATCCGCCAAATGATCGAGGATGAGTGCGCCGGCAAAGGCATTCCGATCCCCAACATCAACTCCAAGATCCTCTCCAGGGTCATCGAGTACTGCAACAAACACGTCCCGACCATGCCAACCACTGGAGCCACCGGTGCCGCCACGTCTGACACCGTGGCTCCCGCCGCCCTAGCCGAGGACCTCAAGATCTGGGACAGAGAATTCATCAAGGTCAACCGTGCCACCCTCTTAGATCTCAACCAG GCTGCAAGTTACCTCAACATCAAGGGGTTGTTGGACCTGACTTGCCAGACTACCGACACGATTAGTGGCCATAATCTGGAGGAGCTCCGTAGTTTCCTTCAGCATCAAGAACGACTACTTGcctga
- the LOC123143006 gene encoding nitrate reductase [NADH]: MAASVEPRQSFGRLDAPATAPPARNGASNGIRRRADSPVRGCGFPPLISPPRKALVEEDEDEDDDEEPEEDWREAYGSQLQLEVEPSTRDPRDEGTADAWIDRNPSLIRLTGKHPLNCEPPLARLMHHGFITPAPLHYVRNHGAVPRGDWSTWTVEVTGLVRRPARLTMDELANGFAAAELPATLVCAGNRRKEQNMVQQTVGFNWGAAGVSTSVWRGARLRDVLLRCGIMSSSKKGQALNVCFEGAEDLPGGGGSKYGTSVTREWALDPSRDILLAYAQNGEPLLPDHGYPVRVLIPGCIGGRMVKWLRRIVVTTAESDNYYHFKDNRVLPSHVDAELANSEAWWYRPEYIINELNTNSVITTPGHDEILPINAFTTQRAYTMKGYAYSGGGKKITRVEVTLDGGESWMLCTLDIPEKPNKYGRYWCWCFWSVEIEVLDLLGAKEVSVRAWDQTHNTQPEKLIWNLMGMMNNCWFKVKVNVCRPHKGEIGLVFEHPTQPGNQTGGWMARQKHLETAEAAAPGLKRSTSTPFMNTVADKQFTMSEVRKHGSKESAWIVVHGHVYDCTAFLKDHPGGADSILINAGSDCTEEFDAIHSDKAKALLDTYRIGELITTGTGYNSDNSVHGGSSLSHLAPIREATKVAGAPIALSSPREKVPCRLVDKKELSHDVRLFRFALPSSDQVLGLPVGKHIFVCATIDGKLCMRAYTPTSMVDEIGQFELLVKVYFRDEHPKFPNGGLMTQYLESLQLGSCIDVKGPLGHVEYTGRGNFVINGKQRRARRLAMICGGSGITPMYQVIQAVLRDQPEDETEMHLVYANRSEDDILLRDELDRWAAEYPERLKVWYVIDQVKRPEDGWRFSVGFVTEDILRAHVPEGGDETLALACGPPPMIKFAISPNLEKMKYDMANSFISF, encoded by the exons ATGGCCGCCTCTGTCGAGCCACGGCAGTCGTTCGGCCGCCTCGACGCGCCGGccaccgcgccgccggcccgcaacGGGGCCTCCAACGGCATCCGGCGCCGCGCCGACTCGCCGGTGCGCGGCTGCGGGTTCCCCCCGCTCATCTCGCCGCCCCGGAAGGCCCTCGTCGAggaagatgaggacgaggacgatgacgaggagccggaGGAGGACTGGCGGGAGGCGTACGGCTCGCAGCTGCAGCTGGAGGTGGAGCCGTCGACGCGCGACCCGCGCGACGAGGGCACGGCGGACGCCTGGATCGACCGCAACCCGTCCCTGATCCGGCTCACCGGCAAGCACCCGCTCAACTGCGAGCCGCCGCTGGCCCGCCTCATGCACCACGGCTTCATCACGCCCGCGCCGCTCCACTACGTGCGCAACCACGGCGCCGTGCCCCGGGGCGACTGGTCCACCTGGACGGTGGAGGTGACGGGGCTCGTCCGCCGCCCCGCGCGGCTCACCATGGACGAGCTGGCCAACGGGTTCGCCGCCGCGGAGCTGCCCGCCACGCTGGTCTGTGCCGGCAACCGCCGCAAGGAGCAGAACATGGTGCAGCAGACGGTGGGCTTCAACTGGGGCGCCGCGGGGGTGTCCACCTCCGTCTGGCGCGGCGCCCGCCTCCGCGACGTGCTGCTCCGGTGCGGCATCATGTCCTCCTCCAAGAAGGGCCAGGCCCTCAACGTGTGCTTCGAGGGCGCCGAGGAcctccccggcggcggcggctccaagTACGGCACCAGCGTGACCCGGGAGTGGGCGCTCGACCCGTCCCGCGACATCCTGCTCGCCTACGCGCAGAACGGGGAGCCGCTGCTGCCCGACCACGGCTACCCCGTCCGCGTGCTCATCCCCGGGTGCATCGGCGGGCGCATGGTGAAGTGGCTCCGGCGCATCGTGGTCACCACCGCCGAGTCCGACAACTACTACCACTTCAAGGACAACCGGGTGCTGCCGTCGCACGTGGACGCGGAGCTGGCCAACTCCGAGGCGTGGTGGTACCGGCCCGAGTACATCATCAACGAGCTCAACACCAACTCGGTGATCACCACGCCGGGGCACGACGAGATCCTCCCCATCAACGCCTTCACCACCCAGCGCGCCTACACCATGAAAGGATACGCATACTCCG GTGGTGGCAAGAAGATCACACGAGTGGAGGTGACTCTGGATGGCGGCGAGAGCTGGATGTTGTGCACGCTCGACATCCCGGAGAAGCCGAACAAGTACGGGCGGTACTGGTGCTGGTGCTTCTGGTCAGTGGAGATCGAGGTCCTAGACCTCCTGGGCGCCAAGGAGGTGTCGGTGCGCGCATGGGACCAGACGCACAACACCCAGCCGGAGAAGCTCATCTGGAACCTCATGGGCATGATGAACAACTGCTGGTTCAAGGTGAAGGTGAACGTGTGCCGCCCCCACAAGGGCGAGATCGGGCTGGTCTTCGAGCACCCCACGCAGCCGGGGAACCAGACCGGCGGCTGGATGGCGCGGCAGAAGCACCTCGAGACGGCCGAGGCGGCCGCGCCGGGGCTCAAGCGCAGCACGTCTACCCCGTTCATGAACACCGTCGCGGACAAGCAGTTCACCATGTCCGAGGTGCGCAAGCACGGGTCCAAGGAGTCGGCGTGGATCGTGGTGCACGGCCACGTCTACGACTGCACCGCCTTCCTCAAGGACCACCCCGGCGGCGCCGACAGCATCCTTATTAATGCCGGATCCGACTGCACCGAGGAGTTCGACGCCATCCACTCCGACAAGGCCAAGGCGCTCCTCGACACGTACCGCATCGGCGAGCTCATCACCACGGGCACCGGCTACAACTCCGACAACTCGGTGCACGGCGGGTCGAGCCTCTCCCACCTCGCCCCGATCCGCGAGGCCACCAAGGTCGCTGGCGCGCCCATCGCGCTGTCCAGCCCGCGCGAGAAGGTCCCCTGCCGCCTGGTCGACAAGAAGGAGCTCTCCCACGACGTCCGCCTCTTCCGCTTCGCGCTGCCGTCCTCCGACCAGGTGCTCGGCCTGCCCGTCGGCAAGCACATCTTCGTGTGCGCCACCATCGACGGCAAGCTCTGCATGCGCGCCTACACGCCCACCAGCATGGTGGACGAGATCGGGCAGTTCGAGCTGCTCGTCAAGGTCTACTTCCGGGACGAGCACCCCAAGTTCCCCAACGGCGGGCTCATGACGCAGTACCTGGAGTCGCTCCAGCTCGGCTCCTGCATCGACGTCAAGGGCCCGCTGGGCCACGTGGAGTACACCGGCCGCGGCAACTTCGTCATCAACGGCAAgcagcggcgggcgcggcggctggcCATGATCTGCGGCGGCAGCGGGATCACGCCCATGTACCAGGTGATCCAGGCCGTGCTGCGGGACCAGCCGGAGGACGAGACGGAGATGCACCTCGTGTACGCGAACCGGAGCGAGGACGACATCCTGCTGCGCGACGAGCTGGACCGGTGGGCGGCGGAGTACCCGGAGAGGCTCAAGGTGTGGTACGTGATCGACCAGGTGAAGCGGCCCGAGGACGGGTGGAGGTTCAGCGTCGGGTTCGTGACGGAGGACATCCTGCGGGCGCACGTCCCCGAGGGCGGCGACGAAACCCTCGCGCTCGCCTGCGGGCCGCCGCCCATGATCAAGTTCGCCATCTCGCCCAACCTGGAGAAGATGAAGTACGACATGGCCAATTCCTTCATCTCCTTCTGA